From Rhododendron vialii isolate Sample 1 chromosome 7a, ASM3025357v1:
ttcttgGTTCGTATTTTATggcaaatgacttttttttaaaaaagttttggGATCTTTGGATCACAGATTCCCACGgggatccccgttccccgttCGGGGCGGGGATGAAGGGTAAAAATAAATCCCCGGTGGGGATTGGGGCGGGGATGGGGAGGGATTTGagttcggggatcggggacggggatagtggtatccaccctcgaccctccccattgccatccctatttggagtacagatttttttttttccttttgaaagggTATTCTTGAAAACTTCGTTCTTTTATTAAAGGATTATGCTATGGTGTCTCCAGTCATTTTgaagacaccgtaatttttggcataattttaccattatgagtataattAAAAcctattacaagcataacaaaacccaaacaaagcataaccaagaaatatccaaaaaatcaatcaaggcataaccaaatccaaccagctatggttttggttatgccttactATGGTtcggttatgcttgtaatgagtctTTGCCTCATTATGGattttaacaaatgttctttactttcacttattttactagaATGTCATTCGATATAGACCATTAgattgagaaggaaaaaattgaccgttagatttgaatttttatcgactcattttgattatgggcaaaaaataaaaatgtggaATTTAATattactaactttaacaatctcTAAATGGATCATCAAAATCTGATatgataaattttgattattcagtCTTGATTAtagctgctgattttgccactcttttttttattaatactATTTTTctgtaagtatatttttgataaaaaatacacttataaaaaaatgacgacaaaatcattttcctttcattattactatacattgcggatgctctaacccAGGAAAAAGTTGCAAAAGGGAAAACCTTGTGAGGTTGTTGAATTTTTGCCAGTGACCCCATTTTTGTCTTTGTAGCTTTATCCGGTCAAGTCATCctcatttcatttattttggtcGGTTGATAATTGCGTTGTGTGGCCTGTATGTTTGTTGGGTATCCAAAATCTTTGCCAAcgatttttaataattttttttttaatctttcttcACTTacttacttttaaaaattttcttcaaaatccaaatcgaaTAGGAAATGTCACAACAATAAAGTTTTTTGGtgtaaaataaatctcaaaCCTTACGAACGGATTTTTGTTCCTTATGTACTCATTTTAATGTAGTTAAAGTTGTTAAGGTGGATAGACAAGTAGTGCAAGCTACTCATGTAAAAACAAAGGCAGCTTTGTTGAACTTGTAATATTGTGTTTTATTATAATGTATCGAGCTTGTtcgtcgaaaaaaaaaaaattttttgatttttttttcaaaagtgttatACTTTTGTCTGTTAGATTTAAAAGTACCAAAATTACAGACACAAAtcaattcttctttttctggACTTTTTGAGATAGGaacttttctatttttaaaaaaagttgcACTAAAATGAGATAAGAGGCATATTTTTAGTTTCCATAGAGTTTTAAGTAAGTTTCCAAAATGTACTACTTAATATTTTCGTGattttctctattttatttATCCAATGTCCCCGGAAAGGAGTAATGTTTTCTACtattgttaattgttttgttggTCCAGCACTCCAAATTTGTGCAttgttctcttccatttttaaaaagaatttttaaaaaaattctccctagatttttcctacttccaacatttctttctttatttctcttcaCTTACCATccctattattttttaaaaaaattttcaaacatcaatccaaacaaaacattgATCTGTAGAGTATTTTCTAAGCGTGTGTGCCAGTGGCTTTCCAAAAGGGGAAATACATTTATTCCGCTAATAAAAAATACATTTCCATATCAATAAGTCTAGGTATACTACCACCAACCACTACATCATTCATTACATTTTTTGTAGGGTCCACCtcgggtttcaaaaaaattcaaaaaaatgttcataaattttaaaataatatattatggggccctgtaaaaaatcggctccaacaaatatcggtaagtattattttttgatccgtaGAGGCGAAACTGTAcagttgagcagtttcgcccctacaaatcaagaaataatacttaccgatattcattggaactaattttttacagggcctcataaaatattattctaaaatttatgaacatttttctgtatttttttgggacccgaaatgagccctacaaaaaatgtagtggatgaATGATAGTGTACGTAGCATCTCTCCTTCCATATATTCCAGTCACCTGCCAGGCAATGATTAATGAAAGTTTCGGCTCGTAGAAATTCTTGATAACTTTTTACTCCTACGTTTTATATTCCTCTCAACAAGACAAAAAGACATTCACTACAAGATTGTAGAGGCTTTCAATCTTGGTTTCCTACACTCTTTGTTTCCCTACACCATCTTGTGAAGCATAACAGAAAAAACCATGGCTGGAGAAGCACTTCTCGGCGCTGCATTTGGAGTGCTGCTCGACCGTTTGACTTCCAAGGACTTCATCAACTTCTTCCGGGGTCGAAAGCATGACGAAAGGCTCCTCAAGAAGCTGAAGCTGAAGTTGCTTGGACTTAATAAGGTGCTCAATGATGCAGAGGACAAGCAGATCACTCATCCAGCTGTGAAAGAATGGCTCGACGAGCTGAAAGGTGCCATTTACGACGCCGAAGACTTGGTGGATGAGATTACTACTGAGGCTTTGCGGTGCAAGGGGGAAGCCGAGTACCAAAGCGGCTCGAACCAGGTCCAATCTCGGATCTCGTCCTTCACTAAATTATTTGACGATGAGATAGAGTCCAAGTTAGAGAAGATGATTGATACGTTAGAAGATTTTTCGAAAGAAAAAGACGTACTTGGTTTGAGAGAAGTTGCTGGACGGAACTGGTCCCAAACCAGGTTGCCAACAATTTCTTTGGTGGATGAATCTTGTGTTTATGGACGGGAGAATGACAAAGAAGAGATAATGAAATTGTTGTTGTCTGATGGAGAAAGTAGTGATAAGGTAGATGTGATTCCAATAGTTGGGATGGGTGGGGTGGGCAAGACCACCCTTGCTCAACTTTTGTATAACGATGGCAGATTGGATGGGCACTTTGTTAAGAAAGCATGGGTATGTGTCTCTGATGTATTTGATGTTTCAAGGGTCACAATAGCAATTGTTGAGGCAGTCACTGAGAAGGCTTGTGATACAAAGGACCCAAACTTGCTTGCGGTCAAGCTGAAGGAATCATTGAGTGGAAAAAAGTTTCTTATTGTCTTGGATGATGTTTGGAACGAGAACTATGACAATTGGATAGCCTTGATGACTCCTTTCAAATTTGGAGCACACGGGAGTAAGATTATTGTTACAACGCGCAATGAGAGTGTTGCAACTATCATGCAAACAGTTCCTATTCATGGTTTGAAGAAATTACCAGAGGAAGATTGTTGGAAATTGTTTTCCAAACATGCATTTGAGAAGGGAGATTGCAATGAACATCCTAACCTTGAAAGGATTGGTAGGAAGATAGTGGGAAAATGTAAAGGTTTGCCTTTAGCTGCAAAAACATTGGGTGGTCTTTTGCGCTCCCAACGAGATGTTAAAGATTGGAACAACATACTGGACAGCGCCATATGGGAATTATCGGAGGAGAAGAGCAACATCCTTCCAGCCTTAAGATTGAGCTATCATTATCTCCCCTCCCATTTGAAAAGATGTTTTGCTTTCTGTTCCGCATTTATTAAGGATTATGAATTCAACATGCAGGAATTAGTCTCAATTTGGATGGCGGAAGGGTTTTTGGTGAAACCCAAGAATAACATGACAGTGGAAGAAGAAGGCTATGAGTGCTTTCGCGAATTACTTTCAAGGTCATTTTTTCAAAGATCTAATGCTGATAATTCTTTGTTTGTCATGCATGATCTTGTTCATGATTTAGCTCAACATGTGATGGGAGATTTCTGTTATAGGCTAGAGGATGACAAGCCATGCGGTACATCTGAGAATGTACGCCATTTCTCGTATGTTCGACGTAACTTTGATGGCGTTGATAACTTAAGGTTAATTAAGGATGCTAAGTGTTTGAGGACTTTCCTAACATAGACCGTAGACTTCGTTACCATGGTTTACGGAGCCAACCGCTGTGGTTGAGCAATAAGGAGTTGGATGAGATTATTTCAGGAATACCACGTTTACGGCTGCTATCTTTGCCGGGATATATCTATGAGGAATTGCCTTGTTCAATTGGCAAACTGATCCATCTACGCTTTTTAGACCTCTCCTACAGTCAAATCACTCAATTGCCTGAATCAACCTATACCCTATATAATTTAGAAACACTCTTGTTATCTAAATGTATTTTTCTTACAACATTACCGGCAGATCTTGGAAAACTTATTTCATTGCGTCGTCTTGATTTAAGCAATACCAGCCTAGAAAAGATGCCAGTGAGTATAAGTAGGTTGAAAGATCTCCAGGAATTAACTGATTTTGTAGTGGGAAAGTGCAGCGGGTCAGGAATTAATGGTTTGAAAGAGCTTAATAGTCTTCGTGGAGCAATCGCCATCTCGGGTTTGGAAAATGTTACAAGCGGCGATGAAGCATCGGAAGCAAAGTTGAAGGAGAAAAAGCACCTTAAATCGTTAACTTTGAAATGGGGTAGCACTACGGAGGATTCACAGAAGGAAAGAGATGTACTTGAAAACCTAGAGCCTCACACAAACTTGGAGATCCTTCACATTCAAAACTATGGAGGCACAAGATTTCCTAATTGGTTAGGAGATAAATCATTTTGCAATATGGTGCGGTTATGTTTGGATAAATGCAAGAATTTCTTTTCCTTGCCACCACTCGGCCAAATGCCTTCTCTTGAGTCATTAGAGATAAACGATTGTCCAGAAATTGAGACTTTTCCGGAAGGGGGTCTGCCCTCCGGATTAACTGATCTTTCCATCAGGGGGTGTGAGAAACTGAAGTCTCTGCCAGAACAAATGCACACCCTCCTCCCATCTCTTGAGTCATTATGTTTATCTGGCTGTCCAGAAATTGAGTCTTTTCCGGAAGGGGGTCTGCCCTCCAAATTATATTTTCTTGAAATCAGCAATTGCAAGAAACTTGTTGGTGGTCGAAGAGATTGGGGTTTGCAAGCACTAACCTCTCTCACACTCTTTGTACTGTTGAGTGAATCTGAAGATGTGTTGGAGTCGTTCCCCGAGGAGGGGCTGCTGCCCCCCACTCTTACACATATCTCCTTCGGAGATATGTGGGATCTTAAATCACTCAACGGAAGGGCCCTTCAACTTCTCGGCTCTCTCGAATACATGGATATTTGCAATTGCCCTCAGCTCCAATCCTTGTCGGTGGAGAGACTTCCCACTTCCCTCTCAGCGCTGAAAATTTTGGGCTGTCCGTTGCTGGAACCTCGTTGCCGCAGAGAGGAAGGAGAGGACTGGCATAAGATTGCTCACATCCGGTCTATAAGAATCGATGGTAAAGTAATCAGTGAATAAGTCTATCCACGATACATATGTGGGAAGGGGAAACTATAAGCTATTCCCACCCAGGTATTTCTTCCCACTCATTGCTTGATTCCATTCATCTTCTGATTCTTGCATGTGTTATTATTAATAAATACGTACTACTCCAGCTAGCTAGCATTATTAATTTCTCGATCACGTacttctctttgtttttgcaTGTGTGTAGATGAATGGGCTTCCAGTATAtattcatttcttttcctcATGATTTTTTTAGTTATTGTTTTAGCATATGCAAAAAGGTGATCAAGCAGTAGATATAGCATATTAATTCAACTCCATTTGGAACTACGActgctactactactacaaagtagaaacaataaaaataacaacCACAAATTACGTAGTTGGCTGATACTCATGTTTATAATTATAGAACCATCGATCTGATACTCATGTTTATAAACATTGAGCTGTCCTTGTTAATGCTCTTAAATATTGGAGAAATTCGATATCATAAGCTGGCCTGTCCTTGTTAATTCTCTTAAATGTTGAGCTGTTTGGAATTGAAGTGCTTGGTGCTTGTTTAAGCCTGCATgttaaaatttttttcaatgtcatgcaacgtacttttattttttgctcaccaaactttttttttaacttcggGTTAGGCGAAGAACGCAACTTTCCAACGTCCttatttggttttcaatttttgggATTTGGAAGTTTGCTGACTGGTAGCAAACCGTTGGAGGCATATACAGCTATGCAGGTTTgatctctcatttttcttcagTATATGCGCTTTGTATTCTTTTCTGGCTTGgaaattgcattttttgaaatattcatGAGAATGTTGAcaaggattttttttcaaaagatggaaaaaaatgctttttaatTGTATAAATTAGGAGAGAAACACCTTTGAATTGGTCCTATGGTTGGGCATTCCACTTGGTTTAATGCTGAGGTACATACAAGGGCTGAAATTTCTGTAGAAGAAATGTGAAGGTCTGACTGAGTACCGTATTTCAAACTATTTTGGACCCTTTCCTTGAGTGGTTTGACCAAAGACGTTACTAGCTTTTTTCCCTTGCATTTTCTGTAGTTCCCTTAAGTTTACTTTCCAGAGAAAAATGTGATATTGTTGCATCACTCAATTATAATCTACTTGGTCATTCTATAGAGCATCTAAGCTAATGCATATTTCTCTAATTCTTAATTTTTCTAGGTTGGTATTCTACTGAGCATAAGCGCTTGCAGAATCACAAAATCTCAATCATGGCTGTTATCTGAGAAGAGCTTTTGGTCCGGTTGCATTGAGTGGCTTCTAAAAGCTGGTGGATCTTGGGTGGCCAAAATTGTATGAAAAGTGATGGCAGATCATCTAGGCCGTGTTTGGATTATGACTTTGTGAAGGAAAGCGCTCGTATCGCTTTGGCATTACATGATTGTGATCAAACCAGTTTTCGGTGTGTGACAGGGAGGAAACAAAGTTAGGCGTATAAGTCCGAGCCCTGAGGTGCTGCTACCTTTATCTCTTTGTCTCCAGTCATCAATATTTTCTTGGATTTCTGCTTTTATCGTCCAATTTCTATGAGCTGGAGTGGAATTTGTATGGGTGTACTCTGTTTTGATTTTAATTCTTTTGCAGCAATTATGAGTAGCCCCTATTGGCATTTTAATGTTCTACTTACATTTGTTACTTGCTTTATATATGAGAAACAGGATAACCAAATTAGTACTTCTAAAAAGAAAGATGCACATGCGTAGCTTTGTTTGTTACATACTGTGAGGATTAACTTGTGATCCTTGAAGTCGGTACGACAGAATATTCGAGATCGAAATGTAATGCACTCGGAATATGAGCAATCACGATAATTTCTTGAAAGTGATGCAAATCTTCTAGACTTAACATATGTTTATGCATGTACATGAACAATGAAGCTTTACTGTTTATCATATTATTGTAGGATTCTGAACTTTAAACTGCAATTATTTTGGGAATGATCCACCTTTTGAACTATACCATGCAAGAAAGGGGGTAAAGGAGAGAGAATTAGATATTTCTTTGAGCGAGACTATGTTTCTAATGTACTTGGAATTTGGAATTTGGTTAGATACTGGTGAAATTAGGCCTCAAAAGAAAGTTTTGGTATATATCCAGCTGAGCCTGGCTGTGTTTGATTGAACTATTGCAATTGTAATTGGATTAGATAGATCTTAGTCACGGACTCACGGGCTTGTTTATAGAAGACTTGACTAAATAACATGGGAGGATACCGATGAAAATGGGTCTCAGAAGGAAGTTTCAAGTTCTTACGCGGATATCCAATTGAGCCTGGCTTTGTTTGACCTCTTTGCAATAACACATGCGTTGTTACTTGTACCAGCTGGTTTTATTGATGATGCCACCTGGAGCTTATTAGTTTCATAATAGGGTGTTTGATGGATAGTTTGTTTCGAGTTTTCTACGTTGATATTCGAAGTAAAATAAGCTCTTCTACTATTCCTCCCAAGTAGGGATCCGAGGATGTTGCCAAGCACCCCGCTTAGCAGTGGTGTCGAGCGGTCCATCCGGCCGtttatctcggcaatgaacggttcgaatGTTAATCCTAGCAATGAACGATCGAGATTTTTATGATCCCAGAGtaagaatatattaaccaagctttgAGGGGactgttagatttcttagagggttccaacctaaaaccaattggcaatagatggagtagcctctagaatatattaaccaagcttggatgatttagatgagcgatgtgagataagtctaacactccccctcacgtgtagcccggatgcacgtggaggtgattGACCAAGAGCTGATtgactgactcgggcgacagagatgacagagacttttcctcgagaggtgaggccacccaagacctagctctgataccatgttagatttcttggagggttccaacctaaaaccaattggcaatagatggagtagcctctagaatatattaaccaagcttgggtgatttagataagcgatgtgggacaagtctaacaggGACATGGTAGATGTATCAACgggaaattttgaatttgcaaaaatcattaaaatttgTTAAACGAAGTGATTTTATCGCCTGTTTCTATTTCCTTATTTTTCTTGCTCTTATTGTATCCTTAGTTTTTCAGTCACTATCTCCTCATTGTCCTACGCTCAGGGGTGGCTCTAGGAATTTCGTTTTGCGGCAAGAAAAACGTAAAGAAAATTTTTGTATACAGAGATCTATATAAAATAATAGTATTTatatttggttgaaaatttattgggcctaattgattttattttgttgagctGTATTATCTGcttactcacaaatttaagtgaacATTCATTTACTGAACGATTGGTGCCAACAATATTAAGGAAAAATGAAGTTACatgtcaaaaattaaaaaacttttagtgcattttttgaagTGAACCCCCTCGGGATATGGTGGAGCGGCCCCTGCCTACACTGTTAGCTGTGttctttcacattttcttcCCCTCCTGGTTTATTTGTGGTCAATGTGTTCACTCTAGAACAATTCTATGCAGTGCCTTTGAgagcaccaaaatggtataaacgTAAAGCAGGGGTGTCTTTTGGTTTTGGAGGCaaacttgtttctttttcctcGAAGGATGCTGCAGGTGGAGCTTCAGAGGTATGCTTAATTGGTAGTTCTGGGTCTTTTACCGATATTCTTTTTTGCTCATTTTTTCACTCTGTTCCAGGTTTATGTGCATAACTTAGCAGCAGAACACAGTTTGGTGAGCCATTCTTCTGAATTTGAAGCTGCCATTCAAAATGGGGAGAGATCTCCACTGAGGCTTTTATGTGATAAAAAAACTCAGGAGTCTGAGTACGTTTCAGTATGATGGAGTGAACTTGTTTCTCTTTTTCACTGTCGAATACTAAACTGACAAATTACTTAAAAATATATGATTCTGCTGGATTATTTGAGCAGGTGTGAGAATGATAGAGAAACATGGGGCTTCTTGAAGGTTATGTTTGAAGATGATGGGACAGGAAGGACGAAACTGCTTACCCATCTTGGTTTTAGTCTACCTACTGAGGCAAAAGATGTTGTGCAAGATGATCTCTCACAGGAAGTAAGTGCTATCGGTCTTGAAGATAAGGTAGCACATAATGGAGGATATGCAGTAGATAGAGAAACTGCCGCCCTCCTGGCTGATAATGGGGAAGATTTCTTTAACAATCTACCAAGCCCTAAAGCTGAAACACCTGTGTCCAATTCTGGGGATAACGTTACTGTCGAAGACTCAGTTCCCAGTGTTGAGGAAATGCAACAAGAAATGGATGGACTAGAGGAGAGTGCTGACCCGTCATTTGAAGATTCAGTTCAACGGGCATTGGTTGTTGGGGATTACAAAGGAGCAGTTGCACTGTGTATATCTGCAAATAAAATGGCTGATGCTCTAGTTATTGCTCACGTCGGTGGTGCCTCATTGTGGGAGAGCACACGGGATCAATACCTCAAGATGAGCCATTCTCCATACTTAAAGGTAGCCaaaactttgttttcttttctttggaaGTCATCATGCCATTTATCTCTTCCCAGTTCCCATCAGTGATGATATGGGCATACTTCTGTGTAattcttcttttattcaacTATTAAAGAGTTGTCTTAGTGGTTATGAAATTGTTTGATTACGATGTAATTTGAAGGTTCTCCTGATATTTTGTTTCACCATCAGGTTGTTTCTGCGATGTTTAACAATGATCTCATTAGCCTTGTGAACATCAGGCCCCTGAAATCCTGGAAAGAGACTTGCTCTGCTTTGTACTGTAAGTTCCTCAACTCTGAGGGATATAAGTGTAGCAATTGTGATCATGCTTTGTCACGGAAATCAACTAGAGTTTAGTCTTAAAAGTCTCTTATGATGGTCTTAAGCACGAGGAATCAGATTTTAAGCAATATCTGGTTTTGTTCTAGGTGTTATTCCGGTTGTTTACCTTTCTTTGCTTGTTTGTTGATCTGGTTTTCTTTTCTGGGCTGGGGGGCTTGCTCTTGCTGTCAGTGTAACACTGACATGATTCATTTCCAGTTTCTGCTTATACATCCCTCTTATGGCACAAGTATTTTCCGATTGTGTGCTTCTGAAATTCTTGCTTTTCGGAGAGAGTTTTTTGGCTGAATGTATGACAAGAGACTTTACTGTCCCTCAGTGAAGTTTTGAAAGCAAGCAATGCTGGCCATGTGTTCTTTCCAATACATAGATCAtgtgtttgaaaaagaaaaaatatagacACATAATTCTCCAAAGTTGTCATATGATGGAATAAGAAGAGAATAGCATTACTTTCTGTTTGATTTCACCTTGTTTACTTCATTTTGTCATCCATGTACAGTTTGCTCAGAGAGAAGAGTGGACTTTGCTCTGTGATGCACTTGCTTCTAGGCTCAGAGCTGTTGGCAATACACTAGCTGCCACCCTTTGTTATATATGTGCTGGAAATATTGACAAGACAGTCGAAATTTGGTCGCGGAGTCTGACAGCAGAGCCTGAAGGGAAATCCAAAGTTGACCTTGTACAAGTAAATATGCTCTAGTTTCTACTTTTCTATCGTACTTCAATATGGGTCCTAGTTTGGACGTTGATGGAATGTGTTTGTTTATGTCACCAGGATTTGATGGAAAAGACTATGGTCCTTGCTTTGGCAACTGAGCAGAAGCAACTTAGCGCTTCTTTGTGCAAGCTTGTTGAGAAATATGCTGAAATATTAGTAAGTCAAGGGCTTTTCACTACAGCAATGGGGTACTTGAAACTGATAGGAACCGAGGAATTGTCTACCGAGCTCATGATCTTACGGGATCGGATTACACAGTCAACAGAGATCGTTATGTTTATAGCCAGAAGGAAATCTACAGaagtggacttttttttttttaatttccataTTAACAGTTATTGGAGATCGCAATATAACAAACACGGACGGAATCTCTTACGGAATTTCAGAATCTTGGCAATCACGATCATTTCTTAGAAGTGAAGCATATCTGCTAGACTTGAGTAACAGATGTTTAAGGGTGTATCGAACTATGAGCTTTACTGTTTTCATAATTCATAGTAGGGTAAGATAAGATTCTGAACTTTAAAAGGCAGTTATTTGAGATTGATCCACCTCTTAACAAGACCCAGCAAGAAAGGGGGTAAAAGAGAGATATAGAGTGATGTTTTGTTTATTGTTGATTCTGATATTACTGAACTACTACGTCTTCCAATGTACTCGAAATTTTGTATTCTGGTCAATGAAGAGTTTCAACATACGATCTAGGATTTAGTCTTGAACTTGAGTACCTGGTTAGATAGATCATAGATCTTAGTTACAGCTGGTGTATAGAGGACATGATGAAAGAAAAGGGGAGAATACTGGCGAACTTTTGCCTCAAAAGGAAGTTTCGGGTATATATCCAGCTAAGCCTGGTTGCGTTTGACCAAATGCATTGTACTAGATTAGATAGATAGATCTTAGTTACAGGCTTCTTTATTGAAGATATGAAGAAAGAACATGGAGGATACTGGTGAAATCAGGCCTCAAAAGGAAGTTTCAGGTTCTTACATAGATATCCAGCTGAGTTTGGCTGTGCTTGACCCCTTTGCAATGGCATATGGGTTGTAGCAGCTTATGTTATTACTTTCTAATCTTTGTGTGCAGATTCCTACTTTTACTTCTAGGTctgatgaaccctgaaaacccagaagaacatgttgaagatcccatcattgaagaaggtcctgagttttgtatttggtaCTTTCTTATGTGATAAGAAGATGGTTATTGATGATGCCACCTCAAGCTTATTAGTTTCAGAATAGGGAGTTTGATGGATAGTTTGTCTTTAATTTTCTACATTAATCTTCGTAGTGAAATAAGCTCTTCTACTATTAGTCCCAGGTAGGGATTCGTTGCTGCAACATCTTTTCCAGCTGATGATTTTGTGTCACTAATGTTGGAAATCCAGtcttcaaaatgatgaaagtgATGGAATCGTCTCTTCAAGATATGGAAACGAAAGAAACCATTCGAGTCACGTTGGAGaacgctttcctaaagacagtatttgcccccaccaaaaggtgtgcaccgggttacagcaaatccgccttcaagataaatcgaattTGAACTCTAGGTTCCTTCTGTTTGTGTTTGCACAAACGAAGACAGACAGAATATCCGCTAAGCGAATGTAAAAGAGCCAAGAATTGATATTCTATTTTGTGGGATAATAGAATTTTGGTTTGCCATTCAAGCAAGAAAATGTGTAAAGAGAGAGATCAAATTAgtatggaaattttttttttggtgtattgAATGACTTAACtaatggcctatttatagactta
This genomic window contains:
- the LOC131334691 gene encoding putative disease resistance RPP13-like protein 1, which codes for MAGEALLGAAFGVLLDRLTSKDFINFFRGRKHDERLLKKLKLKLLGLNKVLNDAEDKQITHPAVKEWLDELKGAIYDAEDLVDEITTEALRCKGEAEYQSGSNQVQSRISSFTKLFDDEIESKLEKMIDTLEDFSKEKDVLGLREVAGRNWSQTRLPTISLVDESCVYGRENDKEEIMKLLLSDGESSDKVDVIPIVGMGGVGKTTLAQLLYNDGRLDGHFVKKAWVCVSDVFDVSRVTIAIVEAVTEKACDTKDPNLLAVKLKESLSGKKFLIVLDDVWNENYDNWIALMTPFKFGAHGSKIIVTTRNESVATIMQTVPIHGLKKLPEEDCWKLFSKHAFEKGDCNEHPNLERIGRKIVGKCKGLPLAAKTLGGLLRSQRDVKDWNNILDSAIWELSEEKSNILPALRLSYHYLPSHLKRCFAFCSAFIKDYEFNMQELVSIWMAEGFLVKPKNNMTVEEEGYECFRELLSRSFFQRSNADNSLFVMHDLVHDLAQHVMGDFCYRLEDDKPCGTSENVRHFSYVRRNFDGVDNLRLIKDAKCLRTFLT
- the LOC131334692 gene encoding putative disease resistance protein At3g14460, translating into MPVSISRLKDLQELTDFVVGKCSGSGINGLKELNSLRGAIAISGLENVTSGDEASEAKLKEKKHLKSLTLKWGSTTEDSQKERDVLENLEPHTNLEILHIQNYGGTRFPNWLGDKSFCNMVRLCLDKCKNFFSLPPLGQMPSLESLEINDCPEIETFPEGGLPSGLTDLSIRGCEKLKSLPEQMHTLLPSLESLCLSGCPEIESFPEGGLPSKLYFLEISNCKKLVGGRRDWGLQALTSLTLFVLLSESEDVLESFPEEGLLPPTLTHISFGDMWDLKSLNGRALQLLGSLEYMDICNCPQLQSLSVERLPTSLSALKILGCPLLEPRCRREEGEDWHKIAHIRSIRIDGKVIRETISYSHPGEERNFPTSLFGFQFLGFGSLLTGSKPLEAYTAMQVGILLSISACRITKSQSWLLSEKSFWSGCIEWLLKAGGSWVAKIV